Proteins encoded together in one Leptospira semungkisensis window:
- a CDS encoding polymorphic toxin-type HINT domain-containing protein, with product MSIKDGVWTVSVCFTAGTPVWTKEGLRPIESVQIGEVVHSWDEKTGSFVEKKVTEQFVHEVPQLFDLELDGEEVIHTTWNHPFWVVGKKAWVKVMDLQVGDLVLLHDGSTVPVTGVHYYNIETTKVYNIEVEDTHAYLVGEHGVVVHNYIVDRTAELLPSKDISGLTTANNDPKFDKFTMDGRTYDKVVDGKGHVTYETRLTNGDKVVLQVTPEGMIKRTTIGHQEPKLWGLYKSTPTPEVDHLAANGAVIPPRMVTLITDRFNDMVKSGTDLAEYTKNGKGAPLDALPERRVKELTDPTNKKLTSIKVDGLAYDRVLADNKVTYERNVNGRKESISITSDGLLRKTVVTSGGETLPEKLLKPNGRDEVTPEGREKIADAGKKGPELSLVGNSKKAAETLSEKSIKELSDPKNTKYDNVKIDGLTYKRTFKDDGSGVVFERTGLNGGKETVTITENGLLRKVGDDGKVTLLRPNGQDPVTPEQLRDIKFEQSKGFEAATRVKGSEKTILDTIPAQEVSSLNNIQDRKTDVVKFNKDTYVKTLIDDGKNGQVVFQKVGSTSESDRLTVTSDGYYEKKGPDGLPQIFKPNGERANTQEVLNARTAKAKGFELSSLADSKTKKLPDTIPSDKVDAFNGSDKKYDTLKLDNKLYTKVADGNNVRFESTGINGEKESVRLTKLGLIERTNANGTKDLLRPNGERVSESERLAIADKNPSAVDVASFAKDFSEPFAAKETAELNNPNSKKNEVIRLGSEAYYKSVDPEGRVSFERTLENGSKEKVAVRSEGLIEKTSLRDVGPFGIFGKTEETIFLKPNGERVSPERRLEIADGNKEAVDIAKFSKKAEEPLSQKDMADLNNPNSDKNSVLRIGKNAYYKAVDENGKVVYERIKANGDKEHLVVRGEGVFELTTPTESGLFGWNKSEKVTYLTPDGSEVSSQRRLALADGNKSALEVSKLTKDSQGPLSGKTVSELNDPANHNTDAIRIGDHAYYKTFDESGKVVFERILDNGSKESLAIRGEGLLELTSQDGKSAYLKPDGVTKVSAEDRERIADNNKSAFDLGKATEKSDLSSNAIEAMRYGSKDPKYDVIKVGEHSYYKTVEKDGSIVYERTNSHGVKERLSMENFGHFEKTVLEPGKDAVVSLITPKGEEISPDYPKMKEAMANEWIRKAKASNIMTDTISKLWSENNSESALRERRLAQNDITSMKIMERQLFNLKQRINEITEASKRPDENGKVLTARERDNLLAEPFKEQSKLIKEVDKLYESTKISYTKLGYESRDKDGRYTGDFAKFNKEPKEFGSSGQDTDLLMRDVSMKAQAVLGFKAGEPWYRAKMKEIHEIVRDLANNRNTSRQSQIPKEEWIKIATRALADISQTPGESREEFMERLNSVEAGAQDRVGGTAIQLTVAIELLQKAYRNGDLKPMIPHDAPDRAQRLENYKKFEEFIRFGWSPELGSSAAAEICRTYANYLQAVDGKVTKASFVEWYTYKGISGDLGFSQGAPVVDLGHTPGYSKSWGMETEGSNDFGGVRLDVNSGELRGIVNPIPLDSLQDKLREFPVGKTIQVYDDTNGNPGANHFCLWLKTDYGWVNYNHTGGASGGAKYKEIIPFNSRTKVYKIYY from the coding sequence ATGTCGATCAAGGACGGAGTGTGGACAGTGTCGGTGTGCTTCACAGCAGGAACACCGGTGTGGACGAAAGAGGGCTTAAGGCCAATTGAATCCGTACAAATCGGCGAAGTAGTACACTCCTGGGATGAGAAGACGGGAAGCTTCGTAGAAAAGAAAGTCACAGAGCAATTCGTCCATGAAGTACCACAGCTATTCGATCTGGAGCTAGACGGAGAAGAAGTGATCCATACGACTTGGAACCACCCGTTCTGGGTAGTAGGAAAGAAAGCCTGGGTGAAGGTAATGGACCTTCAGGTAGGGGATCTCGTACTGTTACATGATGGCAGCACGGTCCCGGTCACAGGAGTCCACTACTATAATATAGAGACGACGAAGGTATACAATATAGAAGTAGAGGACACACATGCGTATCTGGTTGGAGAGCATGGAGTTGTAGTGCATAATTATATTGTGGATCGAACTGCTGAATTACTTCCATCGAAAGATATAAGCGGTTTAACAACTGCGAATAATGATCCAAAGTTTGATAAATTTACAATGGATGGTCGAACCTACGATAAGGTAGTAGATGGCAAGGGTCACGTGACGTATGAGACTCGCCTAACTAATGGAGATAAAGTGGTACTCCAAGTAACTCCAGAAGGAATGATCAAACGAACCACAATAGGTCACCAAGAGCCTAAACTTTGGGGTTTATATAAGAGCACACCAACACCAGAAGTGGATCATTTAGCGGCAAACGGAGCAGTAATTCCTCCTAGAATGGTCACACTCATCACTGATAGATTCAATGATATGGTGAAATCGGGAACGGACCTCGCCGAATATACAAAGAATGGCAAGGGGGCACCGCTGGATGCGTTGCCTGAAAGACGAGTTAAAGAGTTAACAGATCCGACTAATAAGAAGCTAACCTCGATCAAGGTTGATGGTCTTGCTTACGATCGCGTCTTGGCAGATAACAAAGTGACCTATGAACGGAACGTGAATGGTCGTAAGGAAAGTATCTCAATCACATCAGACGGCTTATTACGAAAAACTGTGGTGACCTCGGGAGGAGAAACACTTCCTGAGAAATTACTGAAGCCGAATGGTCGTGATGAAGTTACACCTGAAGGAAGAGAGAAGATTGCTGATGCAGGTAAGAAAGGCCCAGAGCTTTCGCTTGTGGGTAATTCTAAGAAGGCAGCGGAAACTTTATCCGAAAAGTCAATTAAAGAGCTAAGTGATCCCAAAAATACAAAGTATGACAACGTTAAAATTGACGGTTTAACTTACAAAAGAACTTTCAAGGATGATGGCAGCGGCGTAGTATTCGAAAGAACGGGCCTGAATGGTGGTAAGGAGACCGTAACTATCACAGAAAACGGTTTACTTAGAAAAGTTGGAGACGACGGTAAGGTAACATTACTAAGACCTAATGGCCAGGATCCGGTTACACCAGAACAATTAAGAGATATTAAATTCGAGCAGTCTAAGGGATTTGAAGCTGCTACAAGAGTAAAAGGATCTGAGAAAACTATCTTAGATACAATCCCAGCACAAGAAGTCAGTTCTTTGAATAATATTCAAGATAGAAAGACAGATGTAGTCAAATTTAACAAAGATACTTATGTTAAGACCTTAATCGATGACGGTAAGAATGGGCAGGTGGTTTTCCAGAAAGTCGGAAGCACTTCCGAGTCGGATCGTTTAACAGTTACTTCAGACGGATATTATGAGAAGAAAGGACCGGATGGTCTACCTCAGATCTTTAAACCGAATGGGGAAAGAGCCAATACTCAGGAAGTTTTGAACGCTCGTACTGCCAAGGCGAAAGGGTTCGAACTTTCCTCACTGGCTGATAGTAAGACAAAGAAATTGCCGGATACAATACCTTCGGATAAGGTCGATGCATTTAATGGTTCGGACAAGAAATACGACACTTTAAAATTAGACAACAAGCTGTATACTAAGGTAGCGGATGGGAATAATGTCCGGTTCGAGTCGACTGGTATAAATGGAGAGAAAGAGTCTGTCCGTTTGACTAAGCTTGGCTTAATTGAACGCACAAATGCGAACGGAACCAAAGATCTGCTGCGTCCGAATGGAGAACGGGTTTCAGAGAGTGAAAGGCTTGCTATAGCCGATAAAAACCCGTCAGCAGTTGATGTGGCTTCTTTTGCAAAGGATTTCTCGGAACCGTTTGCGGCAAAAGAGACAGCAGAGCTTAACAATCCGAACTCCAAGAAGAATGAGGTGATTCGACTTGGTAGCGAGGCATATTATAAATCTGTGGATCCAGAAGGAAGGGTGAGTTTCGAAAGAACTCTCGAGAATGGCTCTAAAGAGAAGGTAGCCGTTCGCAGTGAAGGTCTTATTGAAAAAACTTCTCTTAGAGATGTTGGTCCATTTGGAATCTTTGGTAAGACAGAAGAGACTATCTTCTTGAAACCAAATGGAGAGCGGGTTTCTCCAGAGCGTCGTTTAGAGATTGCAGACGGAAACAAGGAAGCAGTTGATATTGCTAAATTCAGTAAGAAAGCTGAAGAACCTTTATCTCAAAAGGATATGGCTGATCTAAACAACCCGAACAGTGATAAAAATAGTGTTCTTCGGATCGGTAAAAATGCTTACTATAAAGCGGTAGATGAGAATGGTAAGGTTGTCTACGAGCGAATCAAGGCAAACGGAGATAAGGAACATTTAGTCGTCAGAGGTGAAGGAGTCTTCGAACTTACTACACCAACGGAGTCCGGTTTATTTGGTTGGAATAAGAGCGAAAAGGTTACCTACCTAACTCCAGATGGTTCAGAGGTATCGTCTCAGAGAAGATTGGCCCTTGCGGATGGAAATAAATCCGCTTTAGAAGTTTCTAAATTAACGAAGGATTCACAAGGGCCATTGAGTGGCAAAACGGTATCCGAGTTAAATGATCCTGCAAATCACAATACAGACGCGATTCGCATTGGAGATCATGCATACTACAAAACCTTTGACGAGAGCGGTAAGGTTGTATTTGAACGCATTCTTGATAACGGTTCCAAAGAAAGTCTGGCTATTCGCGGGGAAGGTCTCTTAGAGCTTACTTCGCAAGATGGCAAATCTGCATATTTGAAGCCTGATGGTGTAACTAAAGTAAGTGCGGAAGATCGAGAACGAATTGCGGATAACAATAAGTCGGCTTTCGATTTAGGAAAAGCGACTGAAAAATCTGATCTATCATCAAATGCGATCGAAGCTATGCGATACGGAAGTAAGGATCCGAAGTATGATGTCATAAAAGTGGGAGAGCACTCTTACTATAAGACAGTGGAGAAAGATGGAAGCATCGTGTATGAGAGAACCAATTCTCATGGCGTAAAGGAAAGGCTTTCTATGGAGAATTTTGGTCATTTCGAAAAGACTGTTCTTGAGCCTGGAAAGGATGCTGTAGTATCACTCATTACGCCTAAAGGTGAAGAGATTAGTCCTGATTATCCTAAGATGAAAGAAGCAATGGCTAACGAATGGATACGGAAGGCAAAAGCTAGCAATATAATGACGGATACGATCTCTAAGCTTTGGAGTGAAAATAACTCTGAATCTGCTCTAAGAGAAAGAAGACTAGCTCAAAATGATATTACTTCTATGAAAATTATGGAAAGGCAACTTTTCAATCTAAAGCAGAGGATTAACGAGATTACAGAGGCTAGCAAAAGGCCAGATGAAAATGGAAAAGTTCTTACTGCGCGGGAAAGGGATAATTTGTTGGCGGAGCCTTTCAAAGAACAATCGAAACTAATTAAAGAAGTCGATAAGCTTTACGAATCTACTAAAATTTCCTATACTAAGTTAGGTTACGAATCCAGAGATAAGGATGGTAGATATACTGGAGATTTTGCTAAGTTTAACAAGGAGCCGAAAGAATTTGGAAGTTCTGGACAAGATACTGATCTTCTAATGCGCGATGTAAGCATGAAGGCGCAGGCGGTTTTAGGCTTCAAGGCTGGCGAGCCATGGTATAGGGCAAAGATGAAGGAAATCCATGAAATAGTCCGAGATCTTGCAAATAATCGGAACACTTCTCGACAAAGCCAAATTCCTAAAGAGGAATGGATTAAAATTGCTACTCGTGCTTTAGCAGACATTTCTCAAACTCCTGGTGAGTCGAGAGAGGAATTCATGGAACGTTTGAATAGTGTTGAGGCTGGTGCCCAAGATAGGGTTGGTGGAACGGCCATTCAATTAACTGTAGCAATTGAATTGTTACAAAAAGCGTATCGTAATGGTGATTTAAAACCTATGATTCCGCATGATGCTCCAGATCGGGCACAAAGATTGGAGAATTATAAAAAGTTTGAAGAATTTATTCGATTTGGATGGAGTCCGGAATTAGGTAGTAGTGCGGCAGCCGAAATTTGTCGAACTTACGCGAATTACCTCCAAGCAGTTGATGGGAAAGTTACCAAAGCTAGCTTTGTTGAATGGTATACGTATAAGGGTATTAGTGGAGACTTAGGTTTTAGCCAAGGTGCCCCGGTAGTTGATTTGGGCCATACTCCCGGATATTCAAAATCTTGGGGTATGGAGACTGAAGGCTCGAATGACTTTGGAGGGGTTCGTTTAGATGTTAATTCAGGCGAACTGAGAGGAATTGTAAATCCAATACCATTAGATAGCTTGCAAGATAAATTGCGTGAATTTCCAGTTGGTAAGACTATACAGGTTTACGATGATACGAATGGAAATCCCGGAGCGAATCACTTCTGCCTCTGGCTGAAAACGGACTATGGTTGGGTTAATTACAATCATACTGGTGGTGCTTCTGGTGGGGCAAAATATAAGGAAATTATTCCGTTCAATTCTCGGACGAAAGTATATAAAATTTATTATTGA
- a CDS encoding DUF1016 N-terminal domain-containing protein, whose protein sequence is MDKKDVTQLSNKIIKLYEKLGKDTALGKNSYILQANRELGKLLNQVEKGLNPAERTKGSWIKVLSTQLKKKLKRGFSERMLFYAKRFYEVYGESKLNQDLNWSYYRILSGIEDAKLRKTLETETIQNNWTLEELVLRLRESGELYQGRTPRWDRPTGKLNHYKIVKTTSGQLSLDLGFYCYLSLGNKTKFKENTLVEASEKNSKTVFTKIDSEKASLYIYSGEVERVVDGDTIIIQLNLGFNLTSRQRIRLHKVWAAELGTKEGESLFHLLEKKLPKGRSVIVKSKGKDIYGRYVGDVLYSPNKGDGILSILEKGIFLNQELGSSVEEEE, encoded by the coding sequence ATGGACAAGAAGGATGTAACTCAACTTTCGAATAAGATCATAAAGCTCTACGAGAAATTGGGAAAAGATACGGCACTTGGAAAGAATTCATATATACTACAAGCAAATCGAGAACTTGGAAAGCTACTCAACCAAGTAGAGAAAGGCTTAAATCCCGCTGAGAGAACGAAAGGTAGCTGGATAAAAGTTCTCTCAACCCAACTCAAGAAGAAACTCAAACGTGGATTCTCTGAGCGAATGCTGTTCTATGCTAAGAGATTCTACGAAGTATATGGGGAATCCAAACTAAACCAGGACCTAAATTGGAGCTATTACAGGATACTCTCAGGAATAGAAGATGCTAAACTCCGTAAAACATTAGAAACAGAAACGATCCAAAACAATTGGACTTTAGAAGAACTAGTTCTTCGACTAAGGGAATCGGGGGAATTATATCAAGGCAGAACGCCTAGATGGGATCGCCCAACAGGGAAGTTAAATCACTATAAGATCGTGAAAACAACCTCTGGACAACTGAGTCTTGACTTAGGGTTCTATTGCTATTTGAGTTTAGGAAACAAAACTAAATTTAAAGAGAATACTTTAGTGGAAGCTTCTGAGAAGAACAGCAAAACCGTCTTTACCAAGATAGATTCCGAGAAAGCCAGCCTGTATATCTATTCCGGTGAAGTAGAGAGAGTTGTAGATGGAGATACTATCATCATACAACTGAACCTTGGTTTTAATCTAACCTCGAGACAGAGAATCCGACTACATAAAGTATGGGCAGCAGAGCTTGGTACGAAAGAAGGGGAGAGCTTGTTCCATTTGTTAGAAAAGAAACTTCCAAAAGGCCGGAGTGTAATAGTGAAGAGTAAAGGTAAGGATATCTACGGTAGATATGTAGGGGATGTTCTCTATTCTCCGAATAAAGGAGATGGTATATTATCTATATTAGAGAAGGGTATCTTTCTAAACCAGGAACTTGGTAGTTCAGTTGAGGAAGAGGAATAA
- a CDS encoding polymorphic toxin-type HINT domain-containing protein: MWTRDGLKPIETIQIGEVVHSWDEKTGSFVEKKVTEQFVHEVPQLFDLELDGEEVIHTTWNHPFWVVGKKAWVKVMDLQVGDLVLLHDGSTVPVTGVHYYNIETTKVYNIEVEDTHAYLVGEHGVVVHNYAQDVGGIVGAVRSAVEELKSGLSDKESLQHDPEYVGKVTETIKRLSAYESESRHLDAERNDLQKEQNKAKLKVDLAKNNNNIFLRAIRSSEADHIPGIKEIRNALKGSNGGEGFNKEQMQAIDKFVNGGLTNDALVRSGFRQGQVGFQEGFSGNRIAQERWKGFVLESAYNVKGSGEVAGAQRAISETSARIEERSQKISANESAVSKEIARSKEEMQTYLAGSKTAIESPEGRNRHVEDPKVKDGVSVAAKEPRENDPEQDRKNDAKERTKQNVEAAGYEATKHKEEEEERVGDTAEITNGSLFPSLQNKSSKTNDHGDGKPVGQLSVKYADKNNKGGLVELREKSPDAKQILHPTEISVLNKANEVKYKDTSFQRNSKGMLENGNGTKIAFKDNGLIEIKHSNGDVDAYDGKGNKVDAALLKKNRYDVDKALIEKRTDGKVTEVNTPKGKVKYTTIDSSGGNFVKIIAERDGKTETMIYQEKDPNGSDPDKRFELTKPQEPNEKLLISETGTSAPFKGETIYVNDVQHGGAGTDTYPADHIERFISYLKGEDGGRSVLLHENEHTGTDLSGGKTAQNRDLVAVETMTFEGIDANRLKFTSEDGNLEIYYHHTSGIAVGLMRGDVLNPGDYTGRMGTNGHSENPHLHLAVYDKVAKRWLTTQEVQKRYFNAKDLVVIDTTRDKRLGENYESENKERLKDARIRLSEQKAIVEREKLKQEQQKESEKIQQKQIEELEKLQKDIFSDKNWKRK, encoded by the coding sequence GTGTGGACGAGAGACGGACTGAAGCCAATCGAAACTATCCAAATCGGCGAAGTCGTGCACTCCTGGGATGAGAAGACGGGAAGCTTCGTAGAGAAAAAGGTCACAGAGCAATTCGTCCATGAAGTACCACAGCTATTCGATCTGGAGCTAGACGGAGAAGAAGTGATCCATACGACTTGGAACCACCCGTTCTGGGTAGTAGGAAAGAAAGCCTGGGTGAAGGTAATGGACCTTCAGGTAGGGGATCTCGTACTGTTACATGATGGCAGCACGGTCCCGGTCACAGGAGTCCACTACTATAATATAGAGACGACGAAGGTATACAATATAGAAGTAGAGGACACACATGCGTATCTGGTTGGAGAGCATGGAGTTGTAGTGCATAATTATGCGCAAGATGTGGGTGGAATTGTTGGAGCAGTTAGATCGGCAGTAGAAGAATTAAAAAGCGGTTTATCCGATAAAGAATCACTACAGCACGATCCGGAATACGTTGGCAAGGTAACGGAGACAATCAAACGCCTAAGCGCTTATGAATCTGAGAGTAGACACTTAGATGCAGAGAGAAACGATCTTCAAAAAGAGCAAAATAAGGCTAAGCTGAAGGTAGATTTAGCTAAGAATAATAATAATATTTTCCTTCGTGCGATTCGCAGTTCGGAGGCAGATCATATTCCGGGAATCAAAGAGATCCGCAATGCATTAAAAGGTTCGAATGGTGGTGAAGGCTTCAATAAGGAGCAGATGCAAGCGATAGACAAGTTTGTAAACGGTGGTTTGACGAACGATGCGCTTGTAAGATCAGGTTTCCGTCAGGGTCAGGTAGGTTTTCAGGAAGGTTTTAGCGGAAATCGTATAGCCCAGGAGAGATGGAAGGGCTTTGTATTAGAGTCAGCGTATAACGTTAAGGGTTCAGGCGAAGTAGCGGGTGCACAGCGAGCAATATCTGAGACGTCGGCACGTATAGAAGAGAGAAGTCAGAAGATCTCAGCGAACGAGTCAGCGGTTTCTAAGGAGATCGCGAGATCTAAAGAAGAAATGCAGACTTATTTGGCTGGGTCTAAAACTGCGATTGAAAGTCCTGAAGGACGCAATCGCCACGTAGAAGATCCGAAGGTTAAGGATGGCGTTAGTGTAGCTGCTAAAGAACCAAGAGAGAATGATCCTGAGCAGGATAGAAAGAATGATGCTAAGGAGAGGACCAAGCAGAACGTAGAAGCAGCTGGTTATGAGGCTACTAAGCATAAAGAAGAGGAAGAGGAAAGAGTTGGAGATACAGCAGAGATAACGAATGGCAGTTTATTCCCTTCACTGCAGAATAAATCTTCCAAAACCAATGATCACGGTGATGGGAAGCCGGTTGGACAACTTTCGGTCAAATATGCGGATAAAAATAACAAAGGTGGCTTAGTGGAACTCCGTGAAAAATCGCCCGATGCTAAGCAAATCTTACATCCGACTGAAATTAGTGTCTTAAATAAAGCGAATGAAGTGAAATATAAAGACACTTCGTTCCAGAGAAATAGTAAAGGCATGCTTGAGAATGGCAACGGTACGAAGATAGCCTTCAAAGATAACGGTTTAATAGAGATCAAGCATTCTAACGGTGACGTTGATGCTTATGATGGTAAAGGTAATAAAGTAGATGCGGCCCTCCTAAAGAAGAATCGCTATGATGTTGATAAGGCATTGATCGAAAAGAGAACGGATGGTAAGGTTACAGAGGTAAATACCCCCAAAGGAAAAGTGAAGTATACGACTATAGATTCATCAGGCGGTAACTTTGTTAAGATCATTGCAGAGCGTGATGGAAAAACTGAAACTATGATTTATCAAGAGAAGGATCCGAACGGTAGTGATCCGGACAAACGTTTTGAATTGACTAAGCCTCAAGAGCCTAACGAGAAATTATTAATTTCTGAAACAGGAACTTCTGCCCCATTCAAAGGGGAGACCATTTACGTAAATGATGTTCAACATGGCGGAGCTGGAACCGATACTTATCCGGCAGACCATATTGAAAGATTTATCTCTTATTTAAAGGGAGAAGACGGTGGTCGCTCTGTACTGTTGCACGAAAATGAACATACTGGTACAGACTTATCTGGTGGAAAAACCGCCCAGAATCGAGATTTAGTCGCAGTAGAAACGATGACGTTCGAAGGAATTGATGCGAATCGTTTGAAATTTACTAGCGAAGACGGTAACCTAGAAATTTATTATCATCATACTTCGGGCATAGCAGTTGGCTTGATGCGTGGGGATGTATTAAATCCAGGCGACTACACAGGTCGAATGGGTACTAATGGACACAGTGAAAACCCTCATTTACACTTGGCTGTTTATGACAAAGTTGCAAAGAGATGGTTAACCACACAAGAGGTTCAAAAGCGATACTTTAATGCTAAGGATTTAGTCGTAATAGATACTACTCGTGACAAGCGATTGGGTGAAAACTATGAATCAGAAAATAAAGAAAGGTTAAAGGATGCCCGAATAAGGCTAAGTGAACAGAAAGCTATTGTAGAAAGAGAAAAGTTAAAGCAGGAACAGCAAAAAGAATCAGAAAAAATCCAGCAAAAGCAGATCGAAGAATTGGAAAAATTGCAAAAAGATATATTTAGCGACAAAAATTGGAAAAGAAAATGA